The nucleotide window CCCTTCATGGATCTGATGGAACGCCGTCTGAAGGACGGACACGGCGACGAGAGCACCACAGGAGTGATCGAACTCCTTCACCGCTGAGGAGGCGCGCCGGGCCCCCGGCTGCGTACCGTCGAGGTATGACACTCGACCTCGACGCCTATTTCGCCCGCATCGGCTGGACCGGGGAGCGCAGGCCCACCCTGGAGGTGCTGCGGTCCGTGCACCGGGCCCACATGCTCGGGATCCCGTTCGAGAATCTGGACCCGGTCCGCGGTTCCGCTCCCTCGCTCGCCCTGGAGGACCTGGAGGCGAAGCTCGTCCGTGGTGACCGCGGTGGGTACTGCTACGAGCACAACACCCTCTTCGCCGCCGTCCTGACCCAGCTGGGATTCGACGTGACGCTGCTCGCCGCCCGAGTGGTGCTGGGGGCCGCTCCCGGTGACATCCGGCCACGTACGCACATGCTGATGGAGGTGGAGGTGGAGGACGAGCCCGCCCCGTATCTGGCCGATGTCGGCTTCGGGGCCAGTGGCGCGCTGCTGGAGCCGATCCCGCTGGTGGCGGACATCGAGTTGCACGACACCCCGCGCCACCACCGGCTCGTACACGCCCCGCACGTCGGGCCGCTGGAGATGTGGGAGCTCCAGACGGAGAAGAGCGGGGTCTGGGAGCCGCAGTACGTGTTCACCCGGGAGCCGTTCGAGGCGCCGGACTACGAGGTCATCAA belongs to Streptomyces finlayi and includes:
- a CDS encoding arylamine N-acetyltransferase family protein, producing MTLDLDAYFARIGWTGERRPTLEVLRSVHRAHMLGIPFENLDPVRGSAPSLALEDLEAKLVRGDRGGYCYEHNTLFAAVLTQLGFDVTLLAARVVLGAAPGDIRPRTHMLMEVEVEDEPAPYLADVGFGASGALLEPIPLVADIELHDTPRHHRLVHAPHVGPLEMWELQTEKSGVWEPQYVFTREPFEAPDYEVINWHVATDPRSPFSRAVYAQRTTPLAHLALSGLDLVETAADGTVKERQLADSAEVLRVLADDFAIRLPEGTRLPE